In Conger conger chromosome 12, fConCon1.1, whole genome shotgun sequence, one DNA window encodes the following:
- the LOC133142188 gene encoding transmembrane protein 230-like, which produces MMPSRSSAAAGAPMSKVKYSRVADNEDGYIDLQFKRSPPKVPYKAIALAAFLFLIGSLLIIIGALLLSGSIQVSHPDRTVPVLIIGILVFLPGFYHLRIAYYASKGYRGYSYEDIPDFDD; this is translated from the exons ATGATGCCCTCCCGGAGCAGTGCGGCCGCAGGGGCACCCATGAGTAAAGTGAAATATTCCAGGGTGGCGGATAACGAGGACGGATACATCGAcctgcag TTCAAGAGGAGCCCGCCCAAAGTTCCATATAAGGCGATTGCCCTGGCTGCATTCCTTTTCCTGATTGGCTCTTTGCTGATTATTATCGGAGCCCTCCTCCTGTCAGGGTCCATCCAAGTCTCG cATCCTGACCGCACAGTACCAGTCCTCATCATCGGAATCCTTGTGTTCCTTCCTGGTTTCTACCACCTACGGATTGCCTACTATGCGTCCAAGGGTTACCGTGGTTACTCCTATGAGGACATCCCAGACTTTGATGATTGA